In a genomic window of Spirosoma agri:
- the rpsJ gene encoding 30S ribosomal protein S10, producing the protein MSQKIRIKLKSFDHMLVDKSAEKIVKAVKSTGAIVSGPIPLPTDKEIYTVLRSPHVNKKAREQFQLCTYKRLVDIYSSSAKTVDALMKLELPSGVDVEIKV; encoded by the coding sequence ATGAGCCAAAAAATTCGCATTAAGCTAAAGTCGTTCGACCACATGCTGGTTGACAAATCGGCCGAGAAAATTGTAAAGGCTGTAAAATCGACGGGTGCTATCGTAAGTGGTCCAATCCCACTGCCGACAGACAAAGAGATTTACACCGTACTGCGGTCGCCCCACGTTAACAAAAAAGCGCGGGAGCAATTCCAGCTTTGCACCTACAAGAGGCTAGTAGACATCTACAGCAGCAGCGCAAAAACGGTTGATGCGTTGATGAAACTCGAATTGCCGAGTGGTGTTGATGTAGAGATCAAAGTCTAA
- the rplC gene encoding 50S ribosomal protein L3 — protein sequence MSGLIGKKIGMTSVYNADGQALACTVIETGPCVVTQVRSVEKDGYTAVQLGFGDKKEKHTNKPEMGHFKKAGTTPKRKLVEFKEFTQEFNLGDTLTAVDVFGEGDFVDVVGTAKGRGFQGVVKRHGFGGVGGQTHGQHNRGRHPGSIGACSFPSRVFKGLRMAGRMGGNRVKVQNLRVLRILPEQNLLVVSGSIPGAKNSYVIIEK from the coding sequence ATGTCTGGTTTAATTGGCAAGAAAATCGGGATGACCAGCGTGTACAATGCGGACGGGCAGGCTCTGGCATGTACAGTGATTGAGACGGGTCCCTGTGTCGTAACTCAAGTCCGTAGCGTCGAGAAAGATGGCTACACGGCTGTGCAACTAGGTTTCGGCGACAAGAAAGAAAAGCACACCAACAAGCCTGAGATGGGCCACTTCAAAAAAGCTGGCACTACACCAAAGCGTAAACTCGTTGAATTCAAAGAATTCACGCAGGAGTTTAATCTCGGTGATACACTCACGGCAGTCGACGTATTTGGCGAAGGTGATTTCGTTGATGTAGTCGGAACAGCCAAAGGACGCGGTTTTCAAGGCGTTGTAAAACGGCATGGATTCGGCGGTGTCGGTGGCCAGACGCACGGTCAGCATAACCGGGGTCGTCACCCAGGTTCGATTGGTGCCTGCTCATTCCCTTCACGGGTATTTAAAGGTCTGCGCATGGCAGGCCGTATGGGTGGCAACCGCGTTAAGGTTCAAAACCTGCGTGTTCTGCGCATTTTGCCTGAGCAAAACTTGCTCGTTGTTAGCGGTTCGATTCCTGGAGCCAAAAATTCATACGTTATTATCGAGAAGTAG
- the rplD gene encoding 50S ribosomal protein L4, producing the protein MEVIVYNSKGEDTGKKVTLPEEVFGIEPNQHAIYLDVKQYLANQRQGTHKAKERAENAHSTRKLKKQKGTGGARAGSAKSPVFVGGGTIFGPRPRDYSFKLNKKVKSLARKSALAAKAQANNISVIDSITIDAPRTKDYIQFLTDLNVTGRKTLLILPDVNLNVVLSSRNVQKAKVMTASQVNTYDLVNADRLLISEEALSTIQTLFDK; encoded by the coding sequence ATGGAAGTAATCGTATATAACAGCAAGGGCGAAGACACAGGCAAAAAGGTCACCCTTCCGGAGGAGGTTTTCGGGATTGAACCGAACCAACACGCGATTTACCTCGACGTGAAACAATACCTGGCCAATCAGCGTCAGGGAACGCACAAAGCGAAAGAGCGTGCTGAAAATGCGCACTCAACTCGCAAATTGAAGAAGCAAAAAGGTACAGGTGGTGCTCGCGCCGGTAGCGCTAAGTCGCCTGTGTTCGTTGGTGGTGGCACAATTTTCGGACCACGTCCACGTGACTATAGCTTCAAACTGAACAAAAAAGTGAAATCGCTGGCTCGCAAATCGGCACTTGCTGCTAAAGCGCAGGCTAATAACATTTCGGTTATTGACAGCATCACGATAGACGCACCACGCACGAAAGATTACATCCAGTTCCTGACCGACCTGAATGTAACGGGCCGCAAAACGCTGCTTATCCTGCCAGACGTGAATCTAAACGTTGTCTTGTCGAGCCGGAACGTACAGAAAGCAAAAGTAATGACTGCTTCGCAGGTGAATACCTATGATCTGGTCAACGCTGACCGGTTGCTGATTAGCGAAGAAGCTTTGTCAACCATCCAAACGCTGTTCGACAAATAA
- the rplW gene encoding 50S ribosomal protein L23 translates to MSVLKRPIVTEKMTGLNKQGKYAFEVELKANKLEIVKAVEKLYGVNVEAVHTMRSLGKKRSKNINGRVVTGKTPTTKKAIVTVAEGEVIDIYADL, encoded by the coding sequence ATGAGCGTACTGAAACGACCAATCGTCACCGAAAAAATGACGGGCCTTAACAAGCAGGGGAAGTATGCTTTTGAGGTTGAATTGAAAGCGAATAAACTTGAAATCGTTAAAGCTGTCGAGAAATTGTACGGCGTAAACGTTGAAGCTGTTCACACGATGCGTTCGCTTGGTAAAAAGCGTAGCAAAAATATTAACGGGCGCGTTGTAACGGGCAAAACCCCAACTACCAAGAAAGCAATCGTTACGGTTGCAGAAGGCGAAGTAATCGATATTTACGCTGACCTGTAA
- the rplB gene encoding 50S ribosomal protein L2, giving the protein MGVKKLRPITPSTRFRVAPDFAEITTSKPEKSLLEPLKRTGGRNNEGHRTMRYIGGGHKRHYRIIDFKRDKVGQTAEVLTVEYDPNRSARISLVQYADGEKRYIIAPQGITVGQTIQSGAGSTPDVGNAMPLASMPIGTIVHNIELTPGKGGAMARSAGTYAQLVGREDKYAILRLPSGETRRVLSAGMATVGSVSNPDHMNVVVGKAGRNRWLGRRPRVRAVVMNPVDHPMGGGEGRASGGHPRSRNGQFAKGQKTRNKNKASESMIISRRKK; this is encoded by the coding sequence ATGGGAGTTAAAAAACTAAGACCAATAACGCCGAGTACACGTTTTCGCGTGGCACCCGACTTTGCGGAAATAACGACCTCCAAGCCGGAAAAAAGCCTGCTGGAGCCCCTAAAGAGAACCGGTGGCCGGAACAATGAAGGTCACCGCACTATGCGCTACATTGGAGGAGGTCATAAGCGGCATTACCGTATCATTGACTTCAAGCGCGATAAAGTCGGCCAGACTGCCGAAGTTTTGACTGTAGAATACGATCCAAACCGTTCTGCCCGCATTTCGCTGGTTCAGTACGCTGATGGCGAAAAGCGATATATCATCGCACCTCAGGGTATTACGGTTGGCCAGACGATCCAGTCTGGCGCAGGTTCTACCCCCGATGTGGGCAATGCGATGCCATTAGCGTCAATGCCGATTGGTACTATTGTTCACAACATCGAACTGACACCTGGAAAAGGTGGTGCAATGGCCCGCTCTGCTGGTACATACGCTCAGTTAGTTGGTCGTGAGGACAAGTACGCGATCCTACGTCTGCCTTCGGGCGAAACCCGCCGGGTTTTAAGCGCAGGTATGGCAACGGTTGGTTCGGTCTCTAACCCGGATCACATGAACGTTGTTGTGGGTAAGGCTGGCCGTAACCGTTGGTTAGGTCGTCGTCCACGAGTTCGCGCTGTGGTGATGAACCCTGTCGATCACCCGATGGGTGGTGGCGAAGGCCGGGCATCCGGTGGTCACCCACGCTCGCGCAATGGCCAGTTCGCTAAGGGTCAGAAGACCCGTAATAAGAACAAGGCATCAGAAAGCATGATTATTAGCCGACGCAAAAAGTAA
- the rpsS gene encoding 30S ribosomal protein S19 produces the protein MARSLKKGPYIDFRLDNKVQTQNDSGKKSVIKTWSRRSMISPDFVGHTFAVHNGNKFIPVYVTENMVGHKLGEFSPTRNFRGHTAKKDKGKR, from the coding sequence ATGGCACGTTCACTCAAAAAAGGCCCATATATTGATTTTCGTCTGGACAATAAAGTTCAAACGCAAAATGACTCGGGCAAGAAATCGGTCATCAAAACCTGGTCGCGTCGTTCAATGATTTCGCCGGATTTCGTAGGCCACACGTTTGCTGTGCACAACGGCAATAAATTTATCCCGGTCTACGTAACGGAAAACATGGTAGGCCACAAGCTCGGTGAGTTTTCTCCGACACGCAACTTCCGGGGTCACACCGCAAAGAAAGACAAGGGCAAACGATAA
- the rplV gene encoding 50S ribosomal protein L22 has translation MEAVARLRDVPTSPRKMRLIADLIRGQRVSRALGLLKYQPQAGAAVLQKVLLSAVANWQQKNGDERIEDADLYVKTIFVDGGPMLKRLRPAPQGRGHRIRKRSNHITIVIDSAAQPVLGQAEVETPENEN, from the coding sequence ATGGAAGCAGTAGCAAGACTTAGAGATGTGCCCACGTCGCCCCGTAAGATGCGGTTAATCGCCGATCTGATTCGTGGTCAGCGCGTTAGCCGGGCGTTGGGTCTGTTAAAATATCAGCCGCAAGCCGGTGCCGCCGTATTGCAGAAAGTGCTGTTGTCGGCAGTTGCCAACTGGCAGCAAAAGAATGGAGATGAGCGTATTGAAGATGCTGATCTCTATGTAAAAACGATCTTTGTAGACGGTGGTCCAATGCTGAAGCGTCTGCGCCCGGCTCCTCAGGGCCGTGGTCACCGGATTCGGAAGCGGTCGAACCATATCACGATTGTGATAGACAGCGCTGCTCAGCCGGTATTAGGTCAGGCAGAAGTAGAAACCCCAGAAAACGAGAACTAA